aagattaggtaaactgaatttcaattttcagaaaccctaatttactgttttgggggttttgcttgtaaagtgtaattgagtataaatagatgctttgggatgttgtaatgggcatgcctggactagccagtgcaccaccaagaggactggactagccagttcctcaattgttcatgtcctgtttttagttcaactgttttgtgttattttcaattgttttgcactgtcaattatgttctaacctgttctgctagggttgagatgaagccctagcttattgcttgttattcatgctcttgtcagtagccatgatgtgtgtaaatgctcatagtaaaactccatcttagggcttcaacactagtctttcacattggatgtcaggcatccattgtagttagaatcatctagtgttgctgaactgcaactcatgcttaattttatatattgttcttttgattaattgtactttaaacagacagttaatacttagggaagataccttagttgtgataggagatttcatatcaaaatgacccttgctatatagaggattgacatccctcttgctggtggttatagaaaaacaatgttactgtcagtgatgaataatcagtgtgagttagaggtggattcaaaagccctagcatgttcctgtttacttgctttacattctactgtttttcagttcagtcactgccatcatctcaagtgtgttttaacacaaccaagactctttgttacaactcagttttagtgaaactctaagcttcaactacacacaccttgtccctgtggatcgacccgtatttgcattgttctacacctcgacaccgtgcacttgcggtattagtttgtgactcttttagagagtcaccaactgcctcaactaaagaaCAAGGCATATaaaaatcttaccttgacaaccgcagcattcttcgcctgaagatcagcatcggaactctcttcgtcatctccatcaacaacatcgagggcatattggaaattcatgccctcaaaattcaaaagccaaggacggaaatttccaaaacgagcaggaggagccgtacgtatctggctatctgcggtaggacgccatccttgcggacctggagcccacccccaagcccagggaccaacaacctcaataacagttgcgtgtcattcatagtcatgatcacgcttgatccgctcacgagtaggaaacaccagtttgttagtagaattctccgtacccgggacgtacttcaccttagcaccacttacttcactcagaaggcggatctcaccacgaggagcgacaatattccgaagactcacactccacggtttacgattcctactgttaacatagtcactgaaagacttgttaaaattctcaggcgtataccactcacTTTCCTCAGggttgggaacataaagagtcatcattgtctctcctttgctccgaagataacactccctcagtgtacgaagataattcccatgaagttgggaaatagagcgacagtgtgtattcttcgaagaaccctctcgaccggccagcacatcataataaaaagaatccccagacttgtacaaaggcaacataagacccgcttcaaaggcccccaccgtggtcagcagatgaaattcatcaaacttatacgtcgatatcatctcataagtaatatcatcatcagcatcgtaaaaacgaacatcgaatagttgaagaccatgtttttccttgaaaacctccagataaatatgtttgaaggtcactttcttctccccaacagcgactCTGCGTATCTCCTGAGAAATATCCTCCTCCTCCACGAGATCAGGCGCAGAATTCTTCGAAGGGTTTCTATCGAAAGCTTTTCTCTTAGGCTGAACCTTAGATGCATCAGTCTTCGAAATCaattctttcgaagacctccccttgggttgagacactggagagggaggtagaggatgttggtgagacgcggaaggagtcgccactgaccgaagaggtaggaaatcctgcgttctcttaggatcatcaaGCGGATTAGCTGAGGGACGAGAAACAACATATCGGGAGCCAGGAgtctcttttggccggtcccccttctatgtattccctctatgcgactcgctcctcttagaagttaagcgcctctgaccagaagaaggCGAAACCCTATGAccgcgggcatcaccttgggaatatttagacgaacctccaccaggcggagaaacatcaggatccctacgcagaggagatctacgcggactaggcggtggagtttgataagaaacccgcggatgatcagccatgtctgcgtagtacacaaacaagtttcagatttccgcggatacaaaacgaaaatcaaaaaaacCCAATTgtatccagttcttcataatcatgaaccagatggaaaataagaacaaaacctaaataaaaagaggaaataacaaataggggaaACCATGCACGAAGGACGATATTATTACTGTTTATAATGacgaacaggggcaatcatacacacatctatatacatgttcttcatcacaaacacatatagcagcaacagaaaatgaacatatttttcaaaagataatcaaacacagtaGAATCACTTACCTATAAAGGAAAAATCGGGGTCGTaaagaaagcttcgaggaacaacaacagcaacagcagaaaagCTCCGAAGAACGACAACATCAGCagcaacaaagacaaaaacaacagcagcagcaacaacaattaataacaaggaaacaaaagcagaaaacaaaagttctgaggaaagagaaggaatgaaatttatgatgaGAGAATTTCCATATTCCTTCTCtatatatatacaaagagaaataaaatcgccccactacccaagaagaagttattgcaaatagtggggaacgtgccctaaaatctaggaaaataacaaagagaagatgaagagagtaacacgttttttcttcccacttcgactaaccgcccagtaggatgaaaaggggcaaattgtaggtacacatttcatcttccgccacgtgtacACAaaaacacacgtggaggacatgcggctgagaacatcaagatatgatatcacacgtggacagccaagagacgcgccttatcaagatagcgtcgccacccaccagatccaacggtagaggatcgaggaagACGGAAGCACTAGAACACTGAGAAGCACTGAAGGATAACCCAAGATTCACTTTaccctatccccagaaagatttaagatctacggctgaggatagtcagactgacgcagacaagacaggggcagaggaaaGCTGTCTACTGCGGATAGACAtatcaactacccgcattaaataccctcaaacagcatacgtgtcagtcagcctgtggaggaagcgcagataacACTGAATATTCATGACTCtgcgcagagaagaccaagaacacgaagacctctgcgtaagcggcacaagacacaagaggataaggttataacgggcctcagaagtggaccccatgtaaccaccctatatatacccctctcccaagtgaagaggggagAGGAGGAACATTGAGAAGagaataagagagagagagagagaaatagagaaagtgtaagtgagtttcctcctgctacgcaggcttatattggtctcaaagtcatttgactatttctgtaaccttcacacatataatgaaaaacccaatcccggagacagagatctgagtgagaatcatataagttaatcgtttcgtctatgttcatgCATCTgtactttatatattcaattcgttacttatggcatatcatgttcgtacattttatacttcgtccactatttatcttattgtatgagccaaggacaatgattgtagttgatgagacgaggaagactattagaactctgagtcaaggattcgacattaCCAATCCATTCccttcaggcgcagcctatttactGTATTATCGTGACtctgcgcgcattgtttgtgaatacttgGATGACATTAATCTGCGTGTTCACAGGTAGAGAATCGTCCATGACGAataaaacacacaaaaccctagttgattgATTAGTCGAGGCAAAGATTATATAAAATCCAGGGTTTATATGTAGGCCAAGGTGTGCCGCTCATGGCCCTTAAGGGAAAACTTCTTAGAGGAGGGAAAACTTCTTAGAGGAATGACTTTGTAAAATAAATTGACTTTATTATTTGATTAGTACGGGACCTATTGGTTAGTGTCTTGCTTTCCTATTACGTATTAGCGCGCAGGGCCTGCATGGGTCTCAAATTTTTCATTGTCTAGCATCAGATTTTGTGGTCTAACTTAAAAAAAGTTGTTGCATTTAAGCATTTTGATGGGAATCCCATTAGATAAACAAGCAAATTCAGCTCTAGAAACTTCGTTTCGTGTTTTTATAGTCGGTGAGTTACATCAGTACCATAGGTGTTGATAATGAGCAGACCAATTGGTTGAGACTTTCAGGGCTTAGGTGGTCAAGTGTCAACTGaatttttcttgtaaaattcCTTTTTCCATTCTTAGAGAACATTCATTCATGCATGGTTGAGATTCTGAGAAGGATGAAGAAGCTGTTAAACttcaactcttccaaacaacttcagGACTACTCCCAATCCAGAACCTTAGTTATACCAAATAATACAGTTTAAGAACCAATAGGATCTGTGGCGCAATGGTAGCGCGTCTGACTCCAGATCAGAAGgttgcgtgttcgattcacgtcaggttcattctttctttcttttgttttttttttttcttttttctgtttcttttttacACAGGTTcattctttcttttgttttttttttttttttttttctacaacGCACAAACAGCTTGCTGCGTAGGAAGGGGGTTTAGCATACAATGCTTCTTGTTTGTGCAAAACCTCTTTAGAGAAATAGGCAAATCGCGTCCCCCATGACAAAGCAGTAGATTCTCAACTTTGGCTTGGTTTTAAATGCCAGCATTACTGAAGGTGCATTGTCCAAAACAAGTCATTTTCACTCATTAGCAACTTACAAACGCTAGAGCAAGCCTTGCTTGTTAAATCAAGCCAGGCTACAAAATCCAAATCAACGATTAGCGAAGGTTTGTAAGATTTTTAAATTTGCAGTGAATCTTAAGAACCTTAAAAACTGAACTTTTTAAGCAGGTATTATGTTTACTTCATTTATCTCATGAAAACATAAACATCTTAGGAACCTTAAAAAAATCTTTCAGAAACATAAACATAATCCAAATCATTACCAGATGGAATCTGCggaactaaaaacaagacaaaatAAGCATACGTAGGCTTGAAGAGACGATTGGCAAGTCCCCTGTTCTTGCTCAAACGTCATCTGGTGGTAAACGGGTAACACACTAAACATTCCCTACAATTTGGTGTGTATCAGCTCAGGCTTCAATACCAAGTTACAGCAAAACAAATGATCTAATCTTGAACTCTGGCCATCAGTTACTTGAGACCAAAAGATAATTCATCACAACAATTTCCGAGTAATAGCTTAGAATCTTACTGAACTCCAAATAGATCAAGTTCAATACAGTATAACTTATGCACACAAGAAAAATCCCCAAGATAAGCAAAGCCACCATTAAAGCAACAGTATCCTTAAAGATTTTATATCAGAAGTTCATAAACTAAAGATGGAGATCACTCAATAAGCATCATCACTAGGAAACCAAAAGTAGAAGTGTAACTAGAAATCGATATTTAGAAGTTCCTAAATTTCCACAATAAACACTTTTATCGCTACAAAATCTCACCAAGATTTAGTAACTTCTTAAAATCAATCGCCAGATTAATAAAGAAACCCCTAAAATCTTTACTTTATGAAATCACTATTCAAATGCCCACTGATTCTCTGCTCTAACTTTTGCTGCTTCTACGGGAGTAAAATCATTCAATGGTTGAGAAGGATGAAAGTCCCTAAATCTCAACTTACTTTAAGAAATCAAACCAGACAATATAGAttctaaaaaagaacaaaaacaaaaaacagacaGTATAAAAGATATTTAAACCTAAATGGTTATAAGTTCATAGCATCTGTAAAATAAATTCCTTAGCGGAGTTGTCTAGCAAAATGAAAGTACAAGTTCTAAAGCAGAAGAAATAAAAACGAAAGCAACTTACAAACTGTTAAAACTTCATCCTGGCAGAGCAATAGTATGCAACTCCTCCAAATTGCATAATAACTAAACAAAGAAACGGTAACGAGAGTCTATATCAGTCCGAGGCTGTTGGTCTTTCCACTCATTATCTGTATCCAAGTCAGACCTTGGTAGCTCCTGTGCTCCTTCACTTGATTCCATTATCTTTGCTTCTTCTTCTCCAAGAGCTTTCAACGAAACAAAACTTTTCACATATCGAACTGAATGATGTGGAAGATGATCATCTGCAATAATTTCAAATTCATATCCCGCGAGGTCTTGACGATAGTAATAGCGAATATTATCATGAAATAGAATTTTGGCATTGTCCTTCAGAATGGCGAACGGGAAAACTGTCTTAGTCCATGTATGACTATCCACCTCGTTCCAGTCAAAAGAGTCTTCCTCCCAACTCCAAGATGAATTGCAATGTTCCTCCTTCACATCTTGGTTACCATTGTTCTCGTCTCTTTTCTTGAACGACCATATGTTGTGGTATCTTTTTTCATGTTCAATAATGCGCAAGCATCCACCTAAGACCCTAAGTTCAAAATCCCAGAAAATGTCGCTCTGACCTTGTACAATTTCCCTATGACAGTCCCACAACTGATCAAAATCTTCTGGCATTGGGAGGACACTAAATGTTTCATCAgataaatcaaatttcacaattttcCCGTCTTCATCTAACCAGTGAAGAGCTCCattagcaagaatctcattagaaACGGATGGATGCAACTTGTAGGTGATATCTCTTAAATTTCTCCACCCATTGCCGCTTCCAAGAGTATATACTTGGACAAGTCCAGCAAAGGGTTTTTTCTTGCTTGCTGCATGACAATAGATTCAGACAACCTTATACTGATTCGTAGAAGGGTGGTAGCCGAACCCGCTCACAACATAATCTCCACGGCTGAACTTATCAGTTAATTTCGGAAGGTACACAAATTCTCTAGTCATGGGATTGCAAATATAGATAGGATCCTGAACAGTGTCATTTTTCTTGGATAACACAGAAATACAGACCAGGCCGTTACACGAACCAATAATCTCGACAGGGACATGATCAGGTacaggttttttttttgatcggcaagGGACATGATCTGGTACAggtatgaacttagctatttcaAATTTCAGGGGTTTTTCACCATTCTCATCATCATATTCCAAATGTTTCAAAAGTGTATGCCCTTTTACTGAATTAAACAAGTAAAGGAAGCTTGCCTTACCAGAAGTGACAGCATCAACAGAATCCTGGTCGTAAATCCGGCGTGAGAGCATATGAGCCAAAGATCTGTCATAGTAGATGAAATTTTTCCAAGGTTTACATACCAAGGAGCATTCTGATAGTGATTCAGTAGGTAAACGTGAGAGGATGTTTATTATGATGTCTGATGGTAGAGTTTTGGCCATGATTGAACACACACAAAATCCTAATTGAGTAATTTAGAGAATGAACTGGAGGCAGCAGAGAGCACACTGAAACCCTAGTCGAGCAattgaaagagagagagaaaaatgaCTCGTGTTTCGGACACAAAATCCCTAGCTAAGGGTCTATGTACTTGCCACGATGGACCAATCACAGTTTTCATGGTCCCGACTCCTGAGCATGATTATTGCtaggtgaaaactacagggagaatGGGACTCCCTGATGtttctactgtgaaacccacgttCCCAAAACTACAGACGCGCACCCAAAttatggaagaaaattattctcaaacccaaaatatataaaattatgtttctgtcttttttttctcttcttcttcgtctttttttcttcttcttcttctccactatacctagatctcagaaaaagggagagattcgattgatttcgagaacaaactcatgcctaaattcgattgatctcaacaacagcaccaaatcgtcttcttcttcgaattaacgacgaaccctcttactaccgattctcttcattacaatttcaattcagtactgttattaatggtagcagcaaaaatccctaaatgggttgtagaacacggtttggtcatcatagatttatgatcaaaacttgttttcaatgaagattttgaaatgaatttcagatttttatgaaactctcagtcgtgaattgagttggagtaagcaatactggatgagttgtgaagaaggtttaattgcagatgatggtgtaaatacatgaaagaagatgatggtgtaaatacatgattttgaccaagagcccccgaataactgaaagataatggtttgcgtgggagttaatgaaacatgaaagaagatgatgatgtggttatgactgcataacatgtcattcagtcgagaaactgtctgcataacatgttatgcattcgtgaaaatggatgcataacttgttatgcatctacaaaatttgttgcataacttgttatgcagtccagaaaacctgcataatctgttatgcgtccgaaaatatggctacataatgcattatgcatcgagaaaatagatgcataacctgatacgcatactgcattatgcatcaattttttatatgtacggataaaatcaaccaaaaaaatggtaatataacttgttatagatgcataattttgttatccaaatgcataatttgttatgcagtggagaaaatggttgcataattcgttatgcatctgcagaatgtgttatgcatcgtttttggtgactgcataatggttaagtatcaagttttcaaaaaatttccctaaaatgaggatcacctccgattttttcgttaaaaacaaaaatttgatattcttgtttgtactcgttgcgtagctcttttaaaaagatttccaacgatataaaatttgtaaaattctaaggcgcggatttttagatatgttatgtccaagttgcactggcaattatacccctgaaaaattaggttgtgtaacgagttatgcctgaaaagatagtatgcataaccagttatgtattgattcatataataatttcatataattatgagtgtcacggtatacaaaattaattgtgggcctgagaatgagaatattattttttttgggtctccccctaatttcccctatTGCTAGCCCATGTCGAGTACACGTACCCATACGGGTGTACATGGTGCGGTTTGGTTCGATTTTCTATTAAACCAGAACCGAAATCATGAAATTCGGTTCTTTGGTTTTGATATCGAAACCACGCCATATCTAAATCGGTTGTGTTTAGAATCTAACCAACTGAGTTTTGTGTGGTTAGTTTTGTTTAGAATCTAAACGACTCTTAGATTTCTGTATTTTATATTCAAATTGAACAACAAATTCAACTCAAAACATAACATAAATTATCGTAGATCATATGTCACATAAATCCATCTCCTTATTTCTCTTTTCCTACATCATTTAAATTATAGAAATCCATATACAGAATTGATTAAACCGCATAAATAACAGAATCAGAAATAAGCTTATACCATTGAACGTAAAAACCCAAATATTACTAATACTAAACTAACAAAATCCTCAAATACAACTCCTATACTAAAAACGTCTCTACAAATTAAAGACTAACAAAGTGAGTAACCATGCAAAGGAAGACTAGACAAAGTTAATGAAGAAGACGTTATATATCTCTTTTTTCTCAAATAGCTGATTCAGAATCAAAACATCGTTCAACCGCCAAGTACCTAAAAAGATATACTTATCCTAAACCTAAATtatctaaaaaaatatatatagtatTTACAAATAATTTTTATCAATCCGAGAAGAACAAGGAAAAAAAGTAATAAAGTGATTTAACAGAACAATAAGAAGAAAGTTAAGATTGAGGAAATGATGTAGCACTTTGGAGGTGAGAGGGGAGGGAATGCATTTATAAAAAGAGAAGCATATTGAaggagaatgaagaagaaaaatagagttGTTGTTTTTTATACTCTGAATGAATGGGTAGGATCTAATTATGGACTGTTTTTGTTCGGTTTTACCGTTTCTAGGGTATCCACCATAACCGAAATCGTATATGTCGTTTTCAGGAAACTGGTGTCATTATCGTAACTGAAATATGTTTGTTTCGTCTTGTTTCTGTTTTTCAGCCGGGTTTCTGGTTTTTTTACAACCCTACCGAGAGTCGTGACAATATTCGACTTTTTTTTATACGAAAAAGAATTAAATTAATATTAAAGAAAGACAATCTGAATGGATACAATCCATAAGTTATTGTTGTAAGGTTGAGCTCCACTTTACTTTACAAGGTAAGCCAATAGAGTATTTGGATACAACATAAGTCGATCTACTACTATCTTTTGCATCAAGAAATTCATTATCCTCATCGATAATCACTTTAAGAATGACATCAAAAATATCTTTTGTTACCTCTGCTCGATGATACTCAAATTTCTTTTGAAAGTGAGAAACTAAAATATCAGCAATTTGATACTTGCTATAAGCTACATTCCCTATACTATCCTCTTACTTATATATAGCATTTTTGATCCTCATACTTGCATGGGAAAAAGCAGTATTATCCCCACCATGTTGAGCAACCATCTCATGTTTCCCTCTGGATGTTACAATTTAAGACCCTACCACATCAGTATATCATTTACTAGTAATAAGTTTTTTACAAGATACGTCTAAACCAGGTTCCATTGAACCTAAAGGGTTTTTGACTATTGGACTCACTCCTAGCAGTATTTAGGAGAATGAGACAATAATCACTAGCTATGAGGACAAGGTCATACAACCGCTTTGGGTTAGTTATTGTACCAAGCAATATTAGCAGCACATCTATCTAAATATTTCCAGAATGAGCTCCTTCCCAGGCTTTTGTTagtccaagtatatgagttatatgTGTAAGGCATATTGTGTGAAGGCTAACATTATCCAACAAAGCTCTAGCATTATCTAGGTTAGACTGACTAACTAAATTCCCACAATTTGTCTCCTCTTGATTAATGATGAAGTTTAAGCTCTAATTAACCCCCTTGGAAATCTATGGTCGGCAGCTatataacctaaataatttcatTGGGTTTCTCTAATATTAGTAAAGAGGAGAGGGTAACTAGTATATCACCAACTTTTGTTATTCAGGAATCGGTATGAACTATCCTTGTACAATTTATATGTTTTTGGGAAGCAGATGGATGTGGTCCTGAGCAACGGTTACAAAAATGTATACAAAACTGCTTTACTATGTAACCAAACTGCAGTAGAACCAAACtccaacaagaacaagttttGTAATTCATATTTCAAGACACGAATTCAATAAGAACGAGTCGTATAGGTTCTTTAAAGTTGAGCTAAGACTATCTGGATTTAACGAcgtaaaacctgtgatatttcaattacgaagtataatacgGAAAACAAATAATACATACACCAtaatttttgttaatgaggaaactacaatcatgtagaaaaaccctgagacctagtcaagattgaacgcacactgatttaaattgttacaccaattacctacTACCATATTTCGAATTAGATGTAATACCTCACTTAATTTGTATTCATGCACATGTAAACTCGTAGAAGGACACCGATTCTCCTTGGAAATTATTGTTGCCATCTAAATCTTATATAAAAACGTCAATTCTCTTTAGAATATGCTCCTcaacaattagggtttacacgttTCGTATCCTAACTGATTTTACCTCACAAGATGAACTAGAAATACTCTAGAGATATATTGATCTATCACATCTGGGGTTTATAATAAATAAACTTTGAATGGCCTTATAGCAGAAGAGAATGACCTTGAATAGACAAGGACTATTGCAATCACCTAGATACATGTTCCATAACTATAATAAAATAAAGATAGCTTACATGTGCTTTATGATTCTCAATTAAAGTCTTCAAAATCTCACTCTTGTTTGTGAAAAACAAAGATGTGGAAACAGACCTTGTGCAACACACACATAATTTTTTACCAACTTTTTTACCAAGACCAGCGACGACATAGGCAGGATGATCACGAGGATGATcagaggaaggagatgaagaaattggagaaTCATGTACCTTCTTGTTTCGGTTACGACTACAGACTTGAAGCGACTAGATGGGGATTCCTTCAACGATTGGTTTCGATCATCAGTAGCGACTTTTCCTTTAGGCGGTTTACAGGTTGGAGGTTTAGAACCCTTACTTGTTTTCAAGGTCTTATCGGGAGGATGAACAAGAAGAGGATCAGCTGGATCCCTGCTAGAACGACCTCCGCTCCTAGTAGAACTAGCAATATATAAGAAGGATACTTGTATCACAAATGGGGAAACTTCAATACAAAATAAGCAAAAAGAGGAGATCCTAAGGTTTTTCGGCTATAACCAGAACGTTGCTAGGAAGATATACTTATAGTCGAAGAACCAAAGCACGACATTTGGATGGACAATACAAATCTCCAGGGAGGGTGCAGAAATGGTCTGGATCTTCAGTCAGATGAAGTAATGAGGCGAATGTTTTTCAgagctgttagagcactgctcggtcgaactcgcaagcgttgctatctcaagcttgtttgtcaatgttagtgatctaaactataagccttgatttctagtctacttataatgatgtctcagactaggatagattgtatagttgagcattagacttcacggcgttcatccattgaagacgaagaactactaaggagagcttgtggaacttcatcaacaaaaggtatgtggagactaaaactcatctatcaaacggaaagtttatttctactttatctcctatattgatacataagtcgtattaatatatggttttcgattatgcacatttgagatttcgagctgagtttaactcgcttacatatttctcgaaatatgtattggtaagctttcgcttcaaccaagttcatcttatattgttgacgaaattcaa
This is a stretch of genomic DNA from Papaver somniferum cultivar HN1 chromosome 1, ASM357369v1, whole genome shotgun sequence. It encodes these proteins:
- the LOC113287170 gene encoding F-box protein At3g07870-like; amino-acid sequence: MAKTLPSDIIINILSRLPTESLSECSLVCKPWKNFIYYDRSLAHMLSRRIYDQDSVDAVTSGKASFLYLFNSVKGHTLLKHLEYDDENGEKPLKFEIAKFIPVPDHVPCRSKKKPVPDHVPVEIIGSCNGLVCISVLSKKNDTVQDPIYICNPMTREFVYLPKLTDKFSRGDYVVSGFGYHPSTNQYKVV